Proteins encoded within one genomic window of Komagataella phaffii GS115 chromosome 3, complete sequence:
- a CDS encoding Membrane protein of the plasma membrane and ER, which translates to MMNFRKKNQSENPNDFDDSSSVSSGEFTSEKEKNRRPKENSFTQQKLKAINPIFTPRTIIPSMLVLAIIFIPLGVAMLYGSSRVEELIIQYQQCERLASRDYYTEIPEEYVDFSFRTKTTVRPQWKYSLNESESDPVEQGICQVQFEIPNNIGSPVFFFYKLYNFYPNHRRYVKSFSELQLNGDAASLSAIKDAVGQNCQPLSENDDGIKYYPCGLIANSLYNDTYTYPVAVNGSEGLDYEMTKDGIAWSSNQARFKKTKYNPNEVVPPPNWVKMYPDGYTEDNMPDISTWYDFQNWMAPGGLPVFSKLYFRNDTHSMQRGLYEVSVGLHFPVLPYDGKKAIYISTRSVLGGKNSFLGISWVVAGGVCLLLASVFLLVNILVPRKMGDLSKVSWNKEQ; encoded by the coding sequence ATGATGAACTTTAGGAAAAAAAACCAGTCTGAAAATcccaatgattttgatgacTCTTCGTCTGTTTCTTCAGGGGAGTTCACGTCggaaaaggagaaaaataGAAGACCAAAAGAGAATAGTTTCACACAACAAAAGTTGAAGGCAATCAACCCAATATTTACCCCAAGAACTATCATTCCGTCAATGCTGGTACTTGCTATCATATTTATTCCACTTGGTGTCGCTATGCTGTATGGATCTTCTAGGGTAGAGGAGCTAATTATACAATACCAACAATGTGAAAGACTGGCGAGCAGAGATTACTATACGGAGATTCCGGAAGAGTACGTGGATTTCTCTTTCCGAACCAAGACCACTGTGCGGCCTCAGTGGAAATACTCACTAAATGAGAGTGAGTCTGATCCTGTTGAACAAGGAATTTGTCAGGTACAGTTTGAAATTCCCAATAACATCGGTTCACCGGTGTTTTTCTTCTACAAATTGTACAACTTTTACCCTAATCACCGAAGATATGTGAAATCCTTCAGCGAATTGCAGTTAAACGGAGATGCTGCATCCTTGAGCGCAATCAAAGACGCAGTAGGTCAAAACTGTCAGCCACTGAGCGAGAATGATGATGGTATCAAGTACTATCCATGTGGACTGATCGCCAATTCGTTGTATAATGACACTTATACGTATCCAGTGGCTGTAAATGGAAGTGAGGGATTGGATTATGAGATGACAAAAGATGGCATTGCATGGAGCTCCAATCAAGCGAGGTTCAAGAAGACCAAATACAATCCCAATGAAGTGGTACCTCCTCCTAATTGGGTTAAGATGTACCCTGATGGGTACACTGAAGACAACATGCCTGACATTAGTACGTGGTAtgattttcaaaactgGATGGCTCCAGGAGGACTGCCGGTGTTTAGCAAGTTGTACTTCCGAAATGATACTCACTCAATGCAAAGGGGGTTATACGAAGTATCTGTTGGTCTACATTTCCCTGTTCTCCCCTATGATGGCAAGAAGGCCATTTACATAAGTACAAGGTCGGTTTTGGGAGGAAAAAATTCGTTTCTGGGCATTTCATGGGTGGTAGCAGGTGGCGTTTGCTTATTATTGGCCTCAgtctttttgttggttAACATCCTTgttccaagaaaaatgggTGATTTGTCCAAAGTAAGTTGGAACAAAGAGCAGTAA